In the Engraulis encrasicolus isolate BLACKSEA-1 chromosome 9, IST_EnEncr_1.0, whole genome shotgun sequence genome, one interval contains:
- the xrcc2 gene encoding DNA repair protein XRCC2 isoform X2, with protein MDDMASTNEAAAGDSQQKQSKGNGTPMKRGKEKKTKRKMKDLEYECTACGKSFRRQQQLKDHQAIHTGEKPHQCNTCGKAFANPQVLTRHQKIHTGEKPHQCSTCGKAFSDEGHLRRHEMTHTGEKPHQCSTCGKSFSYAEHLRRHQVIHTGEKPYLCKTCGTGFAQKSTLDKHQKIHTREMYECTTCGKTFAQAEHLTIHQKTHEPNVCALCGKTFAHKSGLHRHQRIHTGEKPYECTTCGKAFAHSAILQSHQTVHTGEKPYKCLTCGKAFTQSSHLRTHQKVHTGEKPYQCSTCGKAFPHKNTLDLHQTLHTGEKPYHCSTCGKGFGYSGQLKSHQRTHTGEKPYKCVTCGKAFGHKLSLDKHQRAHVGEKPFKCTTCGKAFTCKPNLDLHQVVHTGEKPYHCSLCGKGFTQASNLRTHKRIHTGEKPYQCVTCGMAFTQKSTLDKHQDTHSGDKPHQCTVCGKSFTLKCSLNSHQREHTKPDEEL; from the coding sequence GGGATTCACAACAGAAGCAATCAAAAGGAAATGGTACACCaatgaaaagaggaaaagaaaagaaaacaaaaagaaaaatgaaagatcTAGAATATGAGTGTACTGCATGTGGAAAGAGCTTTCGACGGCAACAGCAACTTAAGGATCATCAGGCAATACATACTGGGGAAAAACCACATCAATGCAACACATGTGGGAAAGCCTTTGCAAATCCACAAGTTTTAACGAGACACCAGAAGATTCATACTGGCGAAAAGCCTCACCAGTGTTCAACTTGTGGAAAGGCGTTTTCAGATGAAGGACATTTAAGGAGACATGAGATGACTCATACTGGCGAAAAGCCTCACCAGTGTTCAACTTGTGGAAAGTCGTTTTCATATGCAGAACATTTAAGGAGACACCAGGTGATTCATACTGGCGAAAAGCCATACCTGTGTAAAACATGTGGAACAGGCTTTGCTCAAAAATCCACCCTTGATAAACATCAGAAAATACATACTAGAGAAATGTATGAGTGCACCACATGTGGAAAGACCTTTGCACAAGCAGAGCATTTAACCATACACCAGAAGACTCACGAGCCTAACGTGTGTGCATTATGTGGAAAGACCTTTGCTCACAAGTCTGGTCTCCACAGACATCAGAGAAtacatactggagaaaagccataTGAATGTACCACATGTGGGAAGGCCTTTGCTCACTCAGCTATTCTCCAGAGCCATCAGACAGTACATACTGGAGAAAAACCTTACAAGTGTTTaacatgtggaaaggcctttacaCAATCTAGTCATTTAAGGACACACCAGAAGGTTcatactggtgaaaagccttaccagtgctcaacatgtggaaaggcctttccTCACAAAAATACCCTTGACCTCCATCAGACACtacatactggagaaaagccataTCATTGCAGCACATGTGGAAAGGGCTTTGGATATTCAGGACAATTAAAGTCACACCAAAGGACCCATACTGGCGAAAAGCCTTATAAGTGTGTAACGTGTGGAAAGGCCTTTGGTCACAAACTCAGCCTTGACAAGCATCAGAGAGCACATGTAGGAGAAAAACCATTTAAGTGTACCACATGTGGGAAGGCCTTTACCTGTAAACCTAATCTTGACCTACATCAGGTAGTACATACCGGAGAAAAGCCTTACCATTGTTCACTATGTGGAAAGGGCTTCACACAAGCTTCAAATTTGAGGACACACAAGAGGATTcatactggtgaaaagccttaccAATGTGTAACATGCGGAATGGCCTTTACTCAAAAATCTACTCTTGACAAACATCAAGATACTCATAGTGGAGACAAACCACATCAGTGCACGGTATGTGGAAAGTCCTTTACTCTCAAATGTTCTCTCAACAGCCATCAGAGAGAACATACAAAGCCTGATGAAGAGCTTTAG
- the xrcc2 gene encoding DNA repair protein XRCC2 isoform X1, which translates to MSETGAQLFARLEGRRSLRDIEPKIFPEGCGPSRGDSQQKQSKGNGTPMKRGKEKKTKRKMKDLEYECTACGKSFRRQQQLKDHQAIHTGEKPHQCNTCGKAFANPQVLTRHQKIHTGEKPHQCSTCGKAFSDEGHLRRHEMTHTGEKPHQCSTCGKSFSYAEHLRRHQVIHTGEKPYLCKTCGTGFAQKSTLDKHQKIHTREMYECTTCGKTFAQAEHLTIHQKTHEPNVCALCGKTFAHKSGLHRHQRIHTGEKPYECTTCGKAFAHSAILQSHQTVHTGEKPYKCLTCGKAFTQSSHLRTHQKVHTGEKPYQCSTCGKAFPHKNTLDLHQTLHTGEKPYHCSTCGKGFGYSGQLKSHQRTHTGEKPYKCVTCGKAFGHKLSLDKHQRAHVGEKPFKCTTCGKAFTCKPNLDLHQVVHTGEKPYHCSLCGKGFTQASNLRTHKRIHTGEKPYQCVTCGMAFTQKSTLDKHQDTHSGDKPHQCTVCGKSFTLKCSLNSHQREHTKPDEEL; encoded by the coding sequence GGGATTCACAACAGAAGCAATCAAAAGGAAATGGTACACCaatgaaaagaggaaaagaaaagaaaacaaaaagaaaaatgaaagatcTAGAATATGAGTGTACTGCATGTGGAAAGAGCTTTCGACGGCAACAGCAACTTAAGGATCATCAGGCAATACATACTGGGGAAAAACCACATCAATGCAACACATGTGGGAAAGCCTTTGCAAATCCACAAGTTTTAACGAGACACCAGAAGATTCATACTGGCGAAAAGCCTCACCAGTGTTCAACTTGTGGAAAGGCGTTTTCAGATGAAGGACATTTAAGGAGACATGAGATGACTCATACTGGCGAAAAGCCTCACCAGTGTTCAACTTGTGGAAAGTCGTTTTCATATGCAGAACATTTAAGGAGACACCAGGTGATTCATACTGGCGAAAAGCCATACCTGTGTAAAACATGTGGAACAGGCTTTGCTCAAAAATCCACCCTTGATAAACATCAGAAAATACATACTAGAGAAATGTATGAGTGCACCACATGTGGAAAGACCTTTGCACAAGCAGAGCATTTAACCATACACCAGAAGACTCACGAGCCTAACGTGTGTGCATTATGTGGAAAGACCTTTGCTCACAAGTCTGGTCTCCACAGACATCAGAGAAtacatactggagaaaagccataTGAATGTACCACATGTGGGAAGGCCTTTGCTCACTCAGCTATTCTCCAGAGCCATCAGACAGTACATACTGGAGAAAAACCTTACAAGTGTTTaacatgtggaaaggcctttacaCAATCTAGTCATTTAAGGACACACCAGAAGGTTcatactggtgaaaagccttaccagtgctcaacatgtggaaaggcctttccTCACAAAAATACCCTTGACCTCCATCAGACACtacatactggagaaaagccataTCATTGCAGCACATGTGGAAAGGGCTTTGGATATTCAGGACAATTAAAGTCACACCAAAGGACCCATACTGGCGAAAAGCCTTATAAGTGTGTAACGTGTGGAAAGGCCTTTGGTCACAAACTCAGCCTTGACAAGCATCAGAGAGCACATGTAGGAGAAAAACCATTTAAGTGTACCACATGTGGGAAGGCCTTTACCTGTAAACCTAATCTTGACCTACATCAGGTAGTACATACCGGAGAAAAGCCTTACCATTGTTCACTATGTGGAAAGGGCTTCACACAAGCTTCAAATTTGAGGACACACAAGAGGATTcatactggtgaaaagccttaccAATGTGTAACATGCGGAATGGCCTTTACTCAAAAATCTACTCTTGACAAACATCAAGATACTCATAGTGGAGACAAACCACATCAGTGCACGGTATGTGGAAAGTCCTTTACTCTCAAATGTTCTCTCAACAGCCATCAGAGAGAACATACAAAGCCTGATGAAGAGCTTTAG